Proteins from a single region of Fodinibius sp. Rm-B-1B1-1:
- the ligA gene encoding NAD-dependent DNA ligase LigA, with amino-acid sequence MNKQEAQQRVDELRMLLDKANKAYYQDAQPFISDKEFDEYLAELNKLEQKFDLSDPTSPTQRVGGEPSSDFDTVEHPIPLLSLDNTYNEEELNDFDRRVHDLLEHDDFTYLVELKFDGAAIRLRYENGTLALGATRGDGERGDDITRNIKTIKDIPLQLEDDYPDIVEVRGEAYMEREAFVRMNEHREQQGLNAFANPRNSTAGSLKMQDPREVARRPIRFFSFDLLSEGTDTNITQYQKMEWLEKFGLPVCEHYKLCSDIQQVHKQIEEWKDLRHDLPYETDGVVIKVNEEKYRETLGTTSKAPRWAIAYKFEAEQATTVLQDITLQVGRLGKITPVAELKAVELAGTTVKRASLHNEDEIHRKDIRIGDRVVVEKAGEIIPQIVTVVNPNRNDRGSRFEMPERCPACNQELVKLGEDVDWRCINPECPPQIRQRIEHFASRDAMDIDGMGEAVVDQLVTESLISNYADLYELKKEQLLPLERMAEKSAQNLIDAIEGSKDQPLDRVIYAMGIRFVGKTVARDLAHGFKTMDALMEADQEDIENIESIGPKIAQSVVEFFSQDHNRDIVANLRNHGLTLQMEEEQQASQKLKDKKFVLTGSLPSLTRKEATELIQKHGGSTTSSVSGNTDYLLVGDSPGSKYDKAQELNIPIIDQAAFLELIDEEI; translated from the coding sequence ATGAATAAGCAAGAGGCCCAACAACGCGTAGATGAACTACGGATGTTGCTGGACAAAGCCAACAAAGCATATTATCAAGATGCTCAACCATTTATTTCTGATAAAGAATTTGACGAATATCTGGCCGAATTAAATAAGCTTGAACAGAAGTTTGACCTTTCGGATCCAACATCCCCAACACAGCGCGTTGGCGGTGAACCCAGTAGTGATTTTGATACTGTTGAACATCCTATACCATTGCTAAGCCTTGATAACACTTATAATGAAGAAGAACTTAACGATTTTGATCGGCGTGTTCACGATCTGTTGGAACACGATGATTTTACCTACTTAGTAGAACTCAAGTTTGATGGGGCGGCTATTCGGCTCCGCTACGAAAACGGTACCTTAGCCTTAGGAGCTACACGTGGTGATGGTGAACGCGGTGATGACATCACACGTAATATTAAAACGATTAAGGATATTCCGTTGCAGCTTGAGGATGATTATCCCGATATCGTAGAAGTACGCGGCGAGGCCTATATGGAACGGGAAGCTTTTGTTCGTATGAATGAACACCGCGAACAGCAGGGACTTAATGCATTTGCTAATCCGCGAAATTCCACGGCTGGTTCGTTGAAGATGCAAGATCCGCGTGAAGTAGCTCGACGACCCATACGATTTTTTAGTTTTGACCTTCTAAGTGAGGGAACTGATACCAATATCACCCAATACCAAAAAATGGAGTGGCTGGAGAAGTTTGGATTACCAGTCTGTGAACATTATAAATTGTGTTCAGACATCCAGCAGGTTCACAAGCAAATTGAAGAATGGAAAGATTTGCGTCACGATCTACCTTATGAGACCGATGGCGTGGTAATAAAAGTGAACGAGGAGAAGTACCGGGAAACATTAGGAACCACCTCGAAAGCTCCTCGATGGGCTATTGCCTATAAATTTGAAGCTGAACAAGCTACCACAGTATTACAAGATATTACTCTACAAGTTGGCAGATTAGGAAAAATTACGCCTGTTGCTGAGCTTAAAGCCGTAGAACTGGCTGGTACAACCGTTAAACGAGCTTCGTTACATAACGAGGATGAAATCCACCGCAAAGATATACGCATTGGAGATCGGGTTGTCGTTGAGAAAGCCGGGGAAATTATTCCCCAAATCGTAACAGTAGTAAACCCTAACCGTAACGACCGGGGATCGCGGTTTGAAATGCCTGAGCGTTGCCCTGCCTGCAACCAGGAGTTGGTAAAATTGGGTGAAGATGTCGATTGGCGCTGCATCAACCCCGAATGTCCGCCCCAAATACGTCAACGTATTGAACATTTTGCCTCGCGCGATGCTATGGATATTGATGGTATGGGAGAAGCAGTGGTAGATCAACTTGTTACAGAAAGCCTTATTAGCAATTATGCTGATCTCTACGAACTAAAAAAAGAACAGCTTTTGCCATTGGAGCGTATGGCTGAAAAAAGTGCTCAAAACCTGATAGATGCTATCGAAGGGAGCAAGGATCAACCGTTGGATCGGGTTATTTATGCAATGGGAATACGTTTTGTGGGTAAAACAGTAGCTCGTGATCTGGCACATGGGTTTAAAACGATGGACGCCCTAATGGAAGCTGACCAAGAAGATATTGAAAACATTGAATCTATTGGTCCCAAAATTGCACAATCAGTGGTCGAGTTCTTCAGCCAAGATCATAATCGTGACATTGTAGCTAATCTTCGCAACCATGGCTTAACCTTACAGATGGAGGAAGAACAACAGGCCTCCCAAAAATTAAAAGACAAAAAGTTTGTTTTGACCGGTAGCCTACCTTCTCTTACCCGTAAAGAAGCTACCGAGCTAATTCAAAAACACGGTGGATCGACGACCTCATCAGTAAGTGGTAACACGGACTATCTTTTAGTAGGTGATTCCCCGGGCAGCAAATACGACAAAGCACAAGAACTTAATATCCCAATTATCGACCAAGCTGCTTTCCTGGAACTTATTGATGAAGAGATATAA
- a CDS encoding helix-turn-helix transcriptional regulator, with product MASLGKDLAHIRKEQELSLQDINEATKIPIRTLQSIEDDSIFDDFESNATYIRSYVRSYAKALSVDEKQIIYALNKVSKNDYSGSLQNYFTEKPKKSFEYDDEEEKTAAEDSDHSEDENEDIVHDQSPEVQPESPTPKSSEDSQRSSSIASTTPPDVKSVDWVGMGRKFKPLKSVGSKTWFGLSTILVLIIIVGAFIFFYEGNPTNSTTSNNGNANNQQETPPEAVSTDSLELNIVPSSEEKDTLNQQETASVQELPNENLSALPDTLTMVVYAAYGRLEPVRVYTDIMDDINPYWIEQGEAVRFNFVNDIDLRGQVNNMVLLMNGHPVQNIREEFYNPETRMLEINRTYFEGDSTWLGSAPDSLAIDAPPPSVIRERPTFN from the coding sequence ATGGCATCACTCGGAAAAGACCTTGCCCACATTCGTAAAGAGCAAGAATTGAGTCTTCAAGACATCAATGAAGCGACAAAAATACCAATCCGTACGCTGCAATCGATAGAAGATGATTCTATTTTTGATGATTTCGAAAGTAACGCAACCTACATCCGCAGCTACGTCCGCAGTTATGCAAAAGCGTTATCTGTTGATGAAAAACAGATCATTTATGCACTCAACAAGGTTTCTAAAAATGATTATTCCGGCTCCTTACAAAATTACTTTACGGAGAAGCCTAAAAAATCTTTTGAATATGATGATGAAGAGGAGAAAACAGCTGCCGAGGATAGTGACCATTCAGAAGATGAAAACGAAGATATTGTTCACGATCAGTCACCCGAAGTACAACCTGAATCCCCAACACCAAAAAGCTCTGAGGATTCACAGCGTTCTTCGTCTATTGCCAGTACAACTCCTCCCGATGTAAAGTCGGTTGACTGGGTTGGAATGGGTCGGAAGTTCAAACCATTAAAATCTGTAGGATCTAAAACCTGGTTTGGCCTCTCTACCATTTTAGTTCTGATTATTATCGTTGGCGCTTTTATCTTTTTCTACGAGGGCAACCCTACTAATTCAACAACCTCCAATAATGGCAATGCTAATAACCAGCAAGAAACTCCGCCAGAAGCCGTCAGTACGGATTCATTAGAACTTAACATTGTACCATCATCTGAAGAAAAAGATACGCTCAATCAACAAGAAACTGCTTCCGTTCAAGAACTTCCAAACGAAAACCTTTCTGCATTGCCCGATACATTAACCATGGTCGTTTATGCAGCATATGGACGATTAGAACCCGTTCGCGTATATACTGATATCATGGACGACATCAACCCCTATTGGATAGAACAAGGGGAAGCTGTACGATTTAATTTTGTTAATGATATCGACCTACGCGGACAGGTAAATAATATGGTATTGTTAATGAATGGCCATCCCGTTCAAAATATACGCGAAGAATTCTATAATCCGGAAACACGAATGCTCGAGATTAACCGTACTTATTTTGAAGGTGACAGCACATGGCTTGGCTCCGCTCCCGATTCATTAGCTATCGATGCACCTCCTCCCTCAGTAATTAGGGAACGACCAACTTTTAATTAA
- a CDS encoding ComF family protein produces MNIINSVINDLKKVVFPNVCVCCGRENTRLERQICSFCLDERFEDGNPDNKDRSSDSLLPNEVVLQHALWNFDKGGDLQNLLHQLKYERLTTIGIDLGRKLGQRMKTHPTVVNLIEQHTAVIVPVPLHYLKYRYRGFNQAFKLAQGFKEIWQAIPICGVTDIIRTKNTSSQTGFSLKKRLKNMQKAFKVKNHSLINGRLCIIIDDVFTTGATTFELAETLHKEGAGPIMILTIAQA; encoded by the coding sequence ATGAATATTATTAACTCTGTTATAAACGATTTAAAGAAGGTAGTATTTCCCAACGTGTGTGTTTGCTGCGGGCGGGAAAATACTCGGTTGGAGCGCCAGATCTGCTCGTTCTGTCTCGATGAGCGTTTCGAAGATGGGAATCCTGATAACAAAGATCGATCATCAGATTCTTTGTTGCCAAACGAGGTTGTTTTACAGCATGCCCTATGGAATTTTGACAAAGGAGGGGATTTGCAGAATCTGTTGCATCAACTTAAATACGAACGGCTAACAACTATAGGGATAGATTTGGGTAGAAAACTGGGACAGCGAATGAAAACGCATCCCACGGTTGTTAATCTTATTGAACAACATACAGCAGTAATTGTGCCGGTGCCGTTGCATTATTTGAAATATCGCTATCGAGGGTTTAATCAGGCTTTCAAATTAGCACAAGGATTTAAAGAGATATGGCAAGCCATTCCCATTTGTGGTGTTACGGATATTATCCGAACAAAAAATACGAGTTCACAAACGGGGTTTAGTCTTAAAAAACGCCTTAAAAATATGCAGAAGGCTTTTAAGGTAAAAAATCACTCGTTGATTAATGGTCGGCTTTGTATAATCATTGATGATGTATTTACGACGGGCGCTACAACTTTTGAGTTGGCCGAAACGCTGCACAAAGAAGGAGCTGGGCCCATAATGATTTTGACAATTGCACAAGCGTAA
- a CDS encoding histidine phosphatase family protein: MINIYLARHGETEYNRRNQIQGRGIDASLNETGLRQARDITGFLQDTPIQKVVSSSLKRSIETASEIARNKKLDLVSYADLDEMDFGHLEGKPISNIEDDLKELHQRWKSGDVEHSCRGGESPAVVFDRANKRAQMILGQNIHNVLFVLHGRLLRILLSQWLQYGLHQMHRIPHSNGALYHLQWNNTEFEAVYLNKTDHLFNEQKN; the protein is encoded by the coding sequence TTGATCAATATTTATTTAGCCCGGCACGGCGAAACAGAATACAATCGACGAAACCAAATCCAGGGACGCGGTATTGATGCATCCTTAAATGAAACGGGATTACGACAGGCTCGTGATATAACCGGTTTTTTGCAGGATACGCCGATTCAAAAAGTTGTCAGCAGTAGCCTGAAACGATCCATAGAAACTGCGAGTGAGATAGCGCGGAATAAGAAGTTAGATCTGGTGTCATATGCTGATTTGGATGAAATGGATTTTGGGCATTTGGAGGGAAAGCCAATCTCTAATATAGAAGATGATTTGAAAGAACTTCACCAGCGGTGGAAAAGCGGTGATGTTGAGCATAGTTGTCGAGGAGGAGAAAGTCCCGCTGTAGTTTTTGATCGGGCTAATAAACGGGCCCAAATGATTTTGGGGCAAAATATCCATAACGTGTTATTTGTTTTACATGGACGCTTATTGCGGATTTTACTGTCCCAGTGGTTACAGTACGGTCTTCATCAGATGCATCGAATACCGCATAGTAATGGGGCTTTGTATCATTTGCAATGGAATAACACGGAATTTGAGGCCGTATATCTCAATAAAACCGATCATTTATTCAACGAACAAAAAAATTGA
- the ubiE gene encoding bifunctional demethylmenaquinone methyltransferase/2-methoxy-6-polyprenyl-1,4-benzoquinol methylase UbiE has translation MSEKVRNMFADIADDYDRVNNILSFGVHHLWRSKAVELSEAKLGDRVLDCATGTGDLALEFKEAVGDDGYVLGTDFCAEMIEHAPEKAQEHNLVVDFEVADAMDLPYDDNQFDISSIAFGIRNVDDPVKALSEMARVVRPGGKVVVLEFGQPKGIMKYPYELYSQYIMPTLGGWISGNKEAYTYLPRTSAQFPAADKFIDLMEQAKSFSSQCYERLTGGIAYIYVGTVE, from the coding sequence ATGAGCGAAAAAGTACGAAATATGTTTGCCGATATTGCCGATGATTATGATCGGGTGAATAACATATTATCCTTTGGAGTCCATCATTTATGGCGATCCAAGGCTGTAGAACTAAGTGAAGCGAAGCTGGGCGACCGAGTACTCGATTGTGCTACGGGGACGGGGGACTTGGCCTTAGAGTTTAAAGAGGCTGTAGGTGATGATGGGTATGTGTTGGGAACTGACTTTTGTGCCGAGATGATCGAGCACGCCCCCGAAAAAGCACAGGAACATAACCTTGTGGTGGACTTTGAGGTGGCTGATGCTATGGACCTCCCATACGATGACAATCAATTTGATATTTCCAGCATTGCTTTTGGGATTCGTAATGTAGATGATCCCGTAAAGGCGTTATCTGAGATGGCACGTGTGGTAAGGCCCGGAGGTAAAGTTGTTGTGTTGGAATTTGGCCAGCCCAAAGGGATTATGAAGTATCCGTATGAGCTTTACAGCCAATATATTATGCCTACATTGGGAGGGTGGATAAGTGGCAATAAGGAAGCATATACCTATTTGCCGAGAACCAGTGCCCAATTTCCGGCTGCTGATAAATTTATAGATTTGATGGAACAGGCTAAATCTTTTTCATCTCAATGTTATGAAAGGCTTACAGGTGGTATCGCCTATATTTATGTGGGTACCGTTGAATAA
- the fabZ gene encoding 3-hydroxyacyl-ACP dehydratase FabZ, with translation MDQLTIDEIKKLIPHRYPFLLVDRVLEVEEGRILAIKNVTANEEFFNGHFPHRPIMPGVLQVEALAQSGCLMLMHSHIDNPEDFIPVFTGINRAKFRKSVVPGDQLKMEVTLVQEKRNFYNMTAEARVGEKVVCELDATAAIVPSEE, from the coding sequence ATGGACCAATTAACAATTGATGAAATCAAAAAGTTAATTCCGCATCGTTACCCATTTTTATTAGTTGACCGGGTATTGGAAGTAGAAGAGGGACGCATTCTTGCGATAAAAAATGTGACAGCAAACGAAGAGTTTTTTAATGGTCACTTTCCCCATCGCCCGATTATGCCAGGAGTACTACAGGTAGAAGCATTAGCCCAAAGTGGATGTTTAATGCTGATGCATTCTCATATCGATAATCCCGAAGATTTTATTCCAGTATTTACGGGGATCAACAGGGCAAAATTTCGAAAGTCGGTAGTTCCCGGCGACCAGCTAAAAATGGAAGTGACGTTGGTACAGGAGAAGCGAAATTTTTATAACATGACCGCCGAAGCCCGAGTGGGTGAAAAGGTGGTATGTGAGCTTGATGCCACGGCAGCTATAGTTCCAAGTGAAGAATAA
- the panB gene encoding 3-methyl-2-oxobutanoate hydroxymethyltransferase: MSTQQSSNRPKKVTTQTVVEMKQQSEKISMLTAYDYTMARIVDQAGIDVILVGDSASNVMAGYDTTVPMTMDHMIYHASCVVRGVETALVIADLPFMSYQVTAEEALENAGRMMKEAGVHGVKLEGGKSVAKTIAKIVDAGIPVMGHLGLTPQSIYKFGTYKVRAKEENEANQLVEDAKRLEEAGCFSIVLEKIPAELAAKVTDAISIPTIGIGAGAQCDGQVLVTHDMLGLNKEFKPRFLRRYDDMHTSMTNAVQQYIADTKSGEFPNENEQYD, encoded by the coding sequence ATGAGTACCCAACAATCCTCAAACCGTCCCAAAAAAGTTACCACCCAAACGGTGGTAGAGATGAAGCAGCAATCTGAGAAGATTAGCATGCTTACGGCCTATGATTATACGATGGCTCGTATTGTTGATCAGGCTGGTATAGATGTGATCCTGGTAGGCGATTCGGCCAGTAATGTAATGGCGGGATATGATACGACTGTACCCATGACGATGGATCACATGATCTACCACGCTTCGTGTGTTGTTCGGGGCGTAGAGACGGCTCTTGTTATTGCGGATTTACCCTTTATGAGTTACCAGGTGACAGCAGAAGAAGCGCTCGAAAATGCCGGGCGCATGATGAAGGAAGCTGGTGTTCATGGCGTAAAGCTGGAAGGGGGGAAATCAGTAGCTAAAACGATTGCCAAAATTGTTGATGCAGGTATCCCCGTAATGGGACACTTAGGGCTTACCCCGCAGAGCATTTACAAATTTGGTACTTATAAGGTTCGTGCTAAAGAGGAAAATGAGGCTAATCAACTTGTTGAAGATGCCAAACGATTGGAAGAAGCCGGGTGTTTTTCCATCGTATTAGAAAAGATTCCGGCTGAACTTGCTGCCAAAGTAACAGATGCGATTTCTATCCCAACCATTGGTATTGGAGCCGGGGCACAATGTGATGGCCAGGTATTAGTTACGCATGATATGTTGGGATTGAATAAAGAGTTTAAACCTCGATTTCTCCGTCGTTATGATGATATGCATACTTCGATGACAAATGCCGTGCAGCAATATATTGCTGATACTAAATCAGGCGAATTTCCGAATGAAAATGAGCAATACGATTAA
- the surE gene encoding 5'/3'-nucleotidase SurE, which translates to MSTSDNNPLILVCNDDGIFSPGIRALAQVADEFGDVEIIAPDRQQSAVGHAVTVNTPLRSRSFQIDGRFNGQAVTGTPADSVKLAHDQLMERKPDLVVSGINHGSNAGINILYSGTVSAATEGTILGYPSIAVSCTDYDEDADLSGAKEAARKVIGYVLSEGLPKGVTMNLNVPAGPLRGIKWARQANSRYVEEFEGRVDPNNRSYYWMTGKLQLLDEGDDLDVNVLEKGYASLTPIQYDMTAYNLLKKKEGVEL; encoded by the coding sequence ATGAGTACATCAGATAACAACCCTCTAATTTTAGTTTGTAATGATGATGGCATCTTTTCACCAGGTATTCGAGCGCTGGCTCAAGTAGCTGATGAGTTTGGGGATGTTGAAATTATTGCCCCCGATCGCCAGCAAAGTGCGGTAGGACATGCCGTGACGGTTAACACTCCCCTGCGGTCTCGTTCATTTCAAATTGACGGTCGGTTTAACGGTCAGGCGGTAACGGGGACCCCTGCGGATTCGGTAAAGCTTGCCCATGATCAGCTGATGGAGCGTAAGCCGGATTTGGTAGTTAGTGGTATCAATCACGGAAGCAACGCCGGTATTAATATTTTGTATTCTGGAACGGTAAGTGCTGCCACAGAAGGTACGATTTTAGGCTACCCTTCAATTGCGGTAAGCTGTACTGATTATGATGAAGATGCGGATTTATCCGGTGCCAAAGAAGCGGCGCGCAAAGTGATTGGGTATGTCTTAAGTGAAGGGTTACCCAAAGGGGTAACCATGAATTTGAATGTGCCTGCTGGTCCGCTCAGAGGTATTAAGTGGGCGCGCCAAGCCAACAGCCGCTATGTCGAGGAATTCGAGGGACGTGTTGATCCGAATAACAGGTCATATTACTGGATGACGGGAAAGTTACAGCTGTTGGATGAAGGTGATGATCTTGATGTCAATGTGTTGGAAAAAGGGTATGCTTCTTTGACGCCTATCCAATACGATATGACGGCCTATAATCTTCTAAAGAAAAAGGAAGGCGTTGAGTTGTAA
- a CDS encoding esterase/lipase family protein yields the protein MIERIDTDKWLKRFELNEFPEPEIIHLKYPVLLCHGYGAITSLVKPSPLYDIALLLRSHNVLAFAPNIVPYAKIETRAQSWVRRIEELVDNLPYQKVNIIAHSMGGLDMRYALSKLDIAQHVASLTTISTPHHGTSLAELTLKTPDAIREKLGDFLDWMGDRIYPHTKSDSVGSAAQLTRKYINEEFNPATPNIDDIPYYSYSSAVGKGTNQPIRVIARYQNKHIYDLEGPNDGMVSVKSAKWGEHIETSNLSHLEQMNLRLKDDREILFQTFWLNVIKMLEAKGH from the coding sequence ATGATTGAACGCATTGACACTGACAAGTGGCTAAAACGTTTCGAACTCAATGAATTTCCCGAACCGGAAATCATACACCTAAAATACCCCGTATTGCTTTGCCATGGTTATGGAGCTATTACTTCGCTGGTAAAACCTTCTCCCCTTTATGATATAGCCCTGCTCCTGCGTTCTCATAATGTATTGGCTTTTGCTCCTAACATTGTGCCTTACGCAAAAATTGAAACACGGGCTCAAAGCTGGGTAAGGCGTATTGAAGAACTGGTCGATAACTTGCCCTACCAAAAGGTAAATATTATAGCTCACAGCATGGGTGGACTCGATATGCGGTATGCCCTGTCAAAATTAGATATAGCACAGCATGTTGCTTCACTAACAACGATAAGTACGCCCCATCACGGTACAAGCCTGGCGGAGCTTACCCTAAAAACACCCGATGCTATCCGTGAAAAGTTAGGGGATTTTCTTGATTGGATGGGCGACAGAATTTATCCTCATACCAAAAGTGATTCCGTGGGGTCAGCGGCACAATTAACACGTAAATATATCAACGAAGAGTTTAATCCCGCCACTCCCAATATTGATGATATCCCTTACTATTCTTATAGCTCAGCTGTAGGCAAAGGAACCAACCAACCTATTCGTGTTATTGCTCGTTATCAAAACAAGCACATCTATGATCTTGAAGGCCCCAATGATGGAATGGTATCTGTAAAAAGCGCCAAGTGGGGAGAGCATATTGAAACCTCAAACCTGTCGCACCTGGAGCAAATGAACTTGCGCCTCAAAGATGATCGTGAAATACTCTTTCAAACGTTTTGGCTGAATGTCATCAAAATGCTGGAGGCCAAAGGACATTAA